Proteins encoded in a region of the Onthophagus taurus isolate NC chromosome 10, IU_Otau_3.0, whole genome shotgun sequence genome:
- the LOC111428888 gene encoding probable cytochrome P450 6a20 gives MEVLVITLFILITLIYVYYKNSFQYWDKKGITTVEPSFPFGNLGSAFFGKGFVLKFTSLYKELKEEGAKYGGLYAGTTPIFLPIDPEIIKNILCKDFQYFHSRGSSFDEKKEPLQANLFNFEGKKWKECRIKSTPTFSSGKMKMMFHTVLDCGKQLEEFLHSCHKQQKPLDIKEIMACFTTDVIGSCAFGVECDSFKNPKAQFRKYGRKALTPSFKFQIRRILTMISPFLVKFLRIHFVEKDVVDFFIGVIRDVVNYRLTKNVTRNDFLQILIDTEKEENSTSTIEQLAAQAFVFFIAGFETSSTVMTFALYELAHHQDIQDRLRKEIIESIQKNGSLTYEGIHEMKYLDQVVNETIRKYPTLHTFKRLCVEDYKLDNNHILEKGTKIFISILGLHRDEEYFPNPDLFNPERFSEENKSKILPYTYLPFGEGPRNCIGLRFGLMQTKVGLCILLGNYKIFPHHSVKYPIEFDNKAATLAGKGTILLTTEKI, from the coding sequence ATGGAAGTCTTGGTAATAACACTctttatattaataacgttaatttatgtttattacaaaaattcttttcaataTTGGGATAAAAAAGGGATTACAACCGTTGAGCCAAGTTTTCCGTTTGGAAATTTGGGGAGTGctttttttggaaaaggttttgttttaaaatttacatcgctctataaagaattaaaagaagaaggTGCTAAATATGGCGGTTTATACGCTGGAACAACCCCGATTTTTCTACCAATCGATCCTGAGataatcaaaaacattttatgcaAAGATTTTCAATACTTCCACAGCAGAGGATCGAGTTTTGACGAAAAAAAGGAACCACTCCAAgcgaatttatttaatttcgaaGGAAAGAAATGGAAAGAATGCCGGATTAAATCAACCCCGACTTTTTCATCgggaaaaatgaaaatgatgtTTCACACCGTATTGGATTGTGGTAAACAATTAGAGGAATTTCTTCATAGTTGtcataaacaacaaaaaccgTTGGATATCAAAGAAATTATGGCTTGCTTTACAACCGACGTAATCGGTTCTTGTGCTTTCGGCGTTGAATGCGATAGTTTTAAAAACCCCAAAGCCCAATTTCGCAAATATGGCCGCAAAGCTTTAACTCCCAGTTTTAAATTCCAAATTAGAAGAATCTTAACGATGATTTCACCGTTTTTAGTAAAATTCCTGCGAATACATTTCGTCGAAAAAGACGTCGTCGATTTCTTCATCGGTGTCATACGAGACGTCGTTAATTATCgcttaacaaaaaatgtaactcGAAATGATTTCCTCCAAATTCTAATCGACacagaaaaagaagaaaattcaaCCTCTACAATCGAACAATTAGCTGCACAAGCTTTCGTTTTTTTCATAGCTGGATTTGAGACATCATCAACTGTGATGACTTTTGCTTTGTATGAATTAGCGCATCACCAAGACATTCAAGATAGACTTCGCAAAGAAATTATTGAGTCCATTCAAAAAAATGGCTCGCTTACATATGAAGGAATCCacgaaatgaaatatttagacCAAGTTGTTAATGAGACTATTCGAAAATATCCTACACTTCACACTTTCAAAAGACTTTGCGTCGAAGATTATAAACTTGATAATAACCACATTTTAGAGAAGGGgacgaaaatttttattagcaTTTTAGGGCTTCACCGAGATGAAGAATACTTTCCTAACCCTGACTTATTTAACCCCGAAAGATTTTCGGaggaaaataaatcgaaaattcTTCCTTACACTTATTTACCGTTTGGAGAAGGTCCAAGGAATTGTATTGGACTTAGATTTGGATTGATGCAAACTAAAGTGGGATTATGTATTCTTCttggaaattataaaatatttccgCATCATTCTGTTAAATATCCGATTGAATTTGATAACAAAGCCGCTACTTTAGCTGGAAAAGGAACTATTCTTCTTACaacggaaaaaatttaa